In the genome of Vanacampus margaritifer isolate UIUO_Vmar chromosome 1, RoL_Vmar_1.0, whole genome shotgun sequence, one region contains:
- the LOC144059401 gene encoding potassium voltage-gated channel subfamily A member 3 — translation MRRGGPRMDDHLSLLQSPPPSASKTRGDNLVNPGYTETEADVMTVAACDNMLEESAALPGHHSLDRYEPDHECCERVVINISGLRFETQLKTLSQFPDTLLGDPKKRMRYFDPLRNEYFFDRNRPSFDAILYYYQSGGRIRRPVNVPIDIFSEEIRFYELGEEAMEKFREDEGFIKEEERPLPENEFQRQVWLLFEYPESSGPARGIAIVSVLVILISIVIFCLETLPEFKDENQDVIALSPVINGTHAYFVSPFSDPFFVVETLCIIWFSFELLVRFFACPSKATFSKNIMNIIDIVAIIPYFITLGTELAERQGNGQQAMSLAILRVIRLVRVFRIFKLSRHSKGLQILGQTLKASMRELGLLIFFLFIGVILFSSAVYFAEADDPDSGFNSIPDAFWWAVVTMTTVGYGDMHPVTIGGKIVGSLCAIAGVLTIALPVPVIVSNFNYFYHRETDGEEQAQYLHVGSCQPLAEPEELRKTRSSSSLSKSEYMVIEEHGINSTFKQQPNFPTSTQNNSQNCININKKIFTDV, via the coding sequence ATGCGTCGTGGTGGGCCGCGCATGGACGACCACCTGAGCCTCCTGCAATCACCCCCGCCGAGCGCGAGCAAAACACGGGGCGACAACCTGGTGAACCCCGGATACACCGAGACGGAGGCCGACGTCATGACGGTGGCGGCGTGTGACAACATGTTGGAGGAGTCGGCGGCTCTCCCGGGCCACCACTCTCTGGATCGGTACGAGCCGGACCACGAGTGCTGCGAGAGGGTGGTCATCAACATATCAGGCTTGCGCTTCGAGACGCAGCTCAAGACGCTTTCGCAGTTCCCGGACACCCTGCTGGGGGACCCCAAAAAGAGGATGAGGTACTTTGATCCCCTCAGAAACGAATACTTCTTCGATCGGAACCGACCAAGTTTTGATGCCATTCTCTACTACTACCAGTCAGGAGGGCGCATCAGGAGACCCGTCAATGTCCCCATTGATATCTTCTCAGAGGAGATTCGCTTCTATGAGCTGGGTGAGGAGGCTATGGAGAAGTTCCGGGAGGATGAGGGCTTCATTAAGGAGGAGGAGCGGCCCTTGCCGGAGAATGAGTTCCAGAGACAGGTGTGGCTGCTTTTCGAGTACCCGGAGAGCTCGGGACCGGCACGGGGCATCGCCATCGTCTCCGTCCTGGTCATCCTCATCTCCATTGTTATCTTCTGCTTGGAGACGCTGCCTGAATTCAAGGACGAGAACCAGGACGTAATCGCTCTCTCGCCCGTTATTAACGGCACCCATGCCTATTTCGTCAGTCCCTTCTCAGATCCCTTCTTTGTGGTGGAGACGTTGTGCATCATCTGGTTCTCCTTCGAGCTCCTGGTGCGCTTCTTCGCCTGTCCCAGCAAAGCCACGTTCTCCAAGAACATCATGAATATTATTGACATCGTGGCCATCATCCCTTACTTCATCACCTTGGGAACGGAGCTGGCGGAGAGGCAAGGGAACGGACAGCAGGCCATGTCGTTGGCCATCCTGCGCGTCATCCGCCTTGTGCGCGTCTTCCGCATCTTCAAACTCTCGCGTCATTCCAAAGGCCTGCAGATCTTGGGTCAGACCCTCAAGGCCAGCATGCGAGAACTGGGCCTGctcatcttcttcctcttcatcggCGTCATCCTCTTCTCCAGCGCCGTCTACTTCGCCGAGGCCGACGACCCGGACTCGGGATTCAACAGCATCCCGGACGCCTTCTGGTGGGCCGTGGTCACCATGACCACCGTCGGCTACGGGGACATGCATCCGGTCACCATAGGGGGCAAGATTGTGGGCTCTCTGTGCGCCATCGCCGGCGTGCTGACCATCGCACTTCCCGTGCCGGTCATCGTGTCCAATTTCAACTACTTCTACCACAGGGAGACCGACGGCGAGGAGCAGGCCCAGTACCTGCACGTGGGCAGCTGTCAGCCTCTGGCGGAGCCCGAGGAGCTGAGGAAGACGCGCTCGTCTTCGTCGCTCAGCAAGAGCGAGTACATGGTGATAGAGGAGCACGGCATCAATAGCACCTTCAAGCAGCAGCCAAACTTTCCAACGAGTACTCAAAACAACTCACAGAACTGCATCAACATCAACAAGAAGATCTTCACCGACGTGTAG
- the kcna2b gene encoding potassium voltage-gated channel subfamily A member 2b, whose product MTVATSDPADEAAAHPGQPHDQYDTEPDHECCERVVINISGLRFETQLKTLSQFPETLLGDPKKRMRYFDPLRNEYFFDRNRPSFDAILYYYQSGGRLRRPVNVTLDIFSEEIRFYELGEEAMEIFREDEGFIKEEERPLPENEFQRQVWLLFEYPESSGPARIIAIISVMVILISIVSFCLETLPVFRNEEEEYKYTYQPNSNITIRYQTSSYFTDPFFIVETLCIIWFSFEFLVRFFACPSKAGFFGNIMNIIDIVAIIPYFITLGTELAERPEDREAGQQAMSLAILRVIRLVRVFRIFKLSRHSKGLQILGQTLKASMRELGLLIFFLFIGVILFSSAVYFAEADEPQSQFSSIPEAFWWAVVSMTTVGYGDMVPTTIGGKIVGSLCAIAGVLTIALPVPVIVSNFNYFYHRETEGEEQAQYLNIPSVPKASSVDDLKKSGRSGSGSTLSKSEYVEIQEAVNHSAEDFRPEGMKTGNCTLANTNYVNITKMRTDV is encoded by the coding sequence ATGACGGTTGCGACCAGCGACCCTGCAGACGAAGCGGCCGCGCATCCCGGTCAGCCCCACGACCAATACGACACGGAGCCGGATCACGAGTGTTGCGAAAGGGTCGTCATCAACATCTCGGGCTTACGCTTTGAGACGCAGCTCAAGACGCTGTCCCAATTTCCAGAGACGCTTCTCGGCGATCCTAAGAAACGGATGAGGTACTTTGATCCTCTTCGGAACGAATACTTTTTTGACCGCAATCGACCGAGTTTTGATGCCATTCTTTACTATTACCAATCTGGAGGAAGGCTGCGCCGGCCTGTTAATGTCACTCTCGACATTTTTTCTGAAGAGATTCGCTTCTATGAACTGGGTGAGGAGGCTATGGAAATCTTCAGGGAGGATGAAGGCTTCATAAAGGAAGAGGAACGTCCCTTGCCCGAGAATGAGTTTCAGAGACAGGTGTGGCTGCTCTTTGAATATCCTGAGAGCTCGGGTCCAGCTCGCATCATTGCCATTATCTCTGTCATGGTGATTCTCATCTCTATTGTTAGCTTCTGTCTCGAAACACTGCCAGTtttccgaaatgaagaggaggagTACAAGTATACCTATCAACCCAATTCCAACATCACCATCCGCTATCAGACCTCATCTTATTTTACTGATCCTTTCTTCATTGTGGAGACCCTTTGTATCATCTGGTTCTCATTTGAGTTCCTTGTCAGGTTCTTTGCTTGTCCCAGCAAAGCTGGATTTTTTGGCAACATCATGAACATCATTGATATCGTGGCAATCATTCCCTACTTCATCACCCTTGGCACAGAGCTAGCAGAGAGGCCAGAGGATCGAGAGGCAGGACAGCAGGCTATGTCCTTGGCTATTCTCCGTGTTATTCGCCTGGTCAGAGTGTTTCGCATTTTCAAACTCTCCCGCCACTCCAAGGGGCTCCAGATTTTGGGGCAGACTTTGAAGGCCAGTATGCGCGAGCTGGGACTCCTCatcttttttctcttcattgGCGTCATCCTCTTCTCCAGTGCTGTTTACTTTGCTGAAGCAGATGAGCCCCAATCCCAGTTCAGCAGCATCCCGGAGGCCTTTTGGTGGGCAGTGGTTTCCATGACGACCGTGGGCTACGGAGATATGGTCCCGACAACCATCGGAGGGAAGATCGTGGGGTCCCTTTGTGCTATCGCTGGCGTTTTGACCATCGCGCTGCCGGTGCCGGTCATCGTGTCAAACTTCAACTACTTCTACCACAGAGAGACGGAGGGCGAAGAACAGGCTCAGTATCTCAATATCCCAAGTGTGCCTAAAGCCAGCTCAGTCGATGACCTGAAGAAGAGCGGTCGGAGTGGCAGCGGGTCAACACTCAGTAAGTCTGAGTATGTGGAAATTCAGGAGGCTGTCAATCATAGCGCCGAGGACTTTAGACCGGAGGGCATGAAAACGGGAAACTGCACTCTAGCCAACACCAACTATGTAAACATCACCAAGATGCGCACGGATGTATAA